One Deefgea tanakiae genomic region harbors:
- a CDS encoding MFS transporter, whose translation MSLQPSMPSTPHQERILLLILAGIQFAHILDFMVLMPLAPLLMKNLSISTQQFALLVSIYTLAAAFSGIFAATFVDLFERKRVLLVFFSLFGLSTFWCALAGSFETLLLARALAGAFGGVLAAMVQTMVADLIPFERRGKASGSVMSATAVASVVGVPLALLLSNLFGWRVPFAAIGLLTLGFFVLAVLRLPTLRTHLSAAEQSAWRQPFAKMTAVLKERNHRIAILFMALGGGSTFIVIPYVALYLSSTAGLDESQIPLVYAIGGIASFFSARRIGRLADEWGKVRSYRIVALLSIIPIFILTHLPVVALGWVLLVTTVFFGLGPGRAVSAMAITISAVKPPLRGTFMSLNAAIQQLACGVAAYLGSLLISQQDNGVMVGFGHAGWAAIAITGLTIYLSGQIQMHQIPTLAVSTQAASPDAELLVVKANQ comes from the coding sequence ATGAGTTTGCAACCGTCCATGCCGTCAACGCCACATCAAGAGCGAATCTTGTTATTGATACTGGCGGGAATTCAATTTGCGCATATTCTCGATTTTATGGTGCTAATGCCGCTTGCTCCGCTGTTAATGAAAAATTTAAGTATCAGCACGCAGCAGTTTGCATTACTAGTGTCGATTTATACGCTGGCCGCTGCGTTTAGCGGGATTTTTGCCGCAACGTTTGTCGATCTGTTTGAGCGAAAACGAGTCTTGTTGGTGTTTTTTAGTTTATTTGGCTTATCGACTTTTTGGTGCGCATTAGCGGGTAGTTTTGAAACGCTGTTATTGGCGCGAGCTTTGGCGGGCGCTTTTGGTGGTGTGCTCGCAGCAATGGTGCAAACGATGGTCGCCGATCTGATTCCGTTTGAGCGGCGCGGCAAAGCTAGCGGTTCGGTGATGTCGGCAACTGCGGTGGCTTCGGTAGTGGGGGTGCCATTGGCGTTGTTGCTGAGTAATCTGTTTGGTTGGCGAGTGCCTTTTGCCGCCATTGGCCTATTGACCTTGGGATTTTTTGTTTTGGCGGTGTTGCGCTTGCCGACTTTGCGCACTCACCTGTCTGCAGCAGAGCAGAGCGCTTGGCGTCAGCCATTTGCCAAAATGACAGCAGTATTGAAAGAGCGTAATCATCGTATCGCCATCTTATTTATGGCTTTGGGTGGTGGGTCGACCTTTATCGTGATTCCCTATGTCGCGCTGTATTTAAGCAGCACGGCGGGTCTGGATGAATCGCAGATTCCACTGGTTTATGCCATTGGTGGTATAGCGAGTTTTTTTAGCGCGCGGCGCATTGGCAGGTTGGCCGACGAGTGGGGCAAAGTGCGCAGCTACCGTATCGTCGCCTTGCTGTCGATTATTCCTATTTTCATTTTAACGCATTTGCCCGTCGTGGCACTGGGCTGGGTATTGCTGGTCACGACAGTGTTTTTTGGTCTCGGGCCCGGTCGTGCGGTGAGTGCAATGGCGATTACGATTTCAGCCGTCAAGCCTCCGCTACGCGGCACGTTTATGTCGCTCAATGCGGCGATTCAACAGTTGGCCTGCGGTGTTGCCGCCTATCTGGGCAGCTTGCTGATCAGCCAGCAAGACAATGGTGTAATGGTCGGTTTTGGTCATGCGGGTTGGGCCGCGATTGCGATTACTGGTTTAACCATTTATTTGTCGGGTCAAATTCAAATGCATCAAATCCCAACGCTTGCGGTGAGTACGCAAGCGGCGTCGCCAGACGCTGAGTTATTGGTCGTGAAGGCAAATCAATAA
- the dhbC gene encoding isochorismate synthase DhbC, whose product MNNFVAISTPTARELLADYHHQHPFFFATPERTLLAQGHYATVPQANNLQALSQLVDTALKAALDAGHPNPIVVGAIPFDADQMACLMIPQYLHQAGPLQMQGEHSSSTAQGLVPNAHYHIEAEPAPQVYFDSVAEAVSRLKEKQLSKVVLARTLNLCCEDNIDIGYLLERLASKNSSGYTFAVNLNGSDEGTLIGASPELLLSRNGQQIRSHPLAGSAARVPQDDEENARRCAVLLSSLKDLHEHQVVADAVTAGLRQFCTTLDVPEHPSIVSTATMWHLASDIRGVLNDSNASSLLLAAHLHPTPAVCGYPNQAARDLIRELEPFERGFYTGMVGWCDAQGNGEWVVTIRCAKVKDKQLRLFAGAGVVADSSPQSELAETAAKFKTMLNALGLAHEGVV is encoded by the coding sequence ATGAATAATTTTGTAGCAATTTCAACGCCAACAGCGCGTGAGTTACTGGCGGACTATCACCACCAGCATCCATTTTTCTTTGCGACCCCCGAGCGTACCTTGCTGGCACAAGGCCATTACGCAACAGTTCCGCAGGCTAATAATCTTCAGGCACTCAGCCAATTAGTGGATACCGCGCTCAAAGCGGCACTGGATGCAGGTCACCCTAATCCGATTGTGGTGGGGGCGATTCCATTTGATGCCGATCAGATGGCGTGTTTGATGATTCCGCAGTATTTGCATCAAGCGGGGCCATTGCAAATGCAGGGCGAACATAGCTCGTCGACAGCGCAAGGCTTGGTCCCTAACGCGCATTACCACATCGAAGCAGAGCCAGCGCCGCAGGTCTATTTTGATAGCGTCGCCGAAGCAGTTTCGCGTTTGAAAGAGAAGCAGCTTAGCAAGGTCGTTTTGGCGCGTACCCTCAATTTATGCTGCGAAGACAATATAGACATAGGGTATTTGCTCGAACGCCTTGCTAGTAAAAATTCCAGTGGCTATACCTTTGCCGTTAATTTGAATGGTAGCGATGAAGGTACCTTAATTGGTGCCAGCCCAGAATTATTGCTTAGTCGTAATGGGCAGCAGATTCGCTCTCATCCATTGGCTGGTTCCGCTGCGCGCGTGCCGCAAGATGACGAAGAAAACGCCCGCCGCTGCGCGGTGCTGCTCAGTTCCCTCAAGGATTTGCACGAACACCAAGTCGTCGCCGATGCGGTGACTGCCGGATTGCGCCAGTTTTGCACCACGCTCGATGTGCCAGAGCACCCATCGATCGTTAGTACCGCAACGATGTGGCATTTAGCGAGCGATATACGCGGGGTACTGAATGACAGCAACGCCAGCTCACTCTTGCTCGCTGCGCATTTGCATCCAACGCCAGCGGTCTGCGGTTATCCCAATCAAGCTGCCCGCGATTTAATTCGGGAGCTTGAGCCGTTTGAGCGTGGATTTTACACCGGCATGGTCGGCTGGTGCGACGCGCAAGGTAATGGCGAATGGGTTGTGACAATCCGCTGCGCCAAAGTGAAAGATAAACAATTGCGCCTCTTTGCCGGCGCAGGTGTGGTGGCCGATTCATCGCCGCAAAGCGAGCTGGCTGAAACGGCGGCGAAATTTAAAACCATGCTCAATGCTTTGGGTTTGGCGCATGAAGGAGTGGTTTAA
- a CDS encoding (2,3-dihydroxybenzoyl)adenylate synthase translates to MMVSDYTPWPDKLAEVYRAEGCWLGETFSGVLAERVMQFGDRDAIVSNTQRWTYAQLSEQVTRLAKGFTALGIKPKDRIIVQLPNCAEFFAVIYALFRLGALPIFALPPHRRFEIKHFCQHAEAVAYIIADTHANFDYRQLAREVLPDSPTLQHVIVLGDAAEFVSLHALPELESELPAPPLASDVAFFQLSGGSTGTPKLIPRTHDDYIYSLRGSVEICQLTPDSVYLSVIPAGHNFALSSPGSLGVFYAGGKVVMCAHPSPDVALNWIAKEGVTITALVPPLVPVWLDAAKSLKPDLSSLKVVQVGGARFSPELARRLTSELNITLQQVFGMAEGLVNYTRLDDGLDVTCYSQGRPISKHDEIRIVDDEDQPVAAGEVGHLLTRGPYTIHGYYRADEHNAKAFTSDGFYRTGDRVRLTAAGNLVVEGRAKDQINRGGEKISAEEVENQLLEHENVIDAAIVAMPDAYLGEKSCAFVIRNNDVVRSVDLIRFLRERGLATYKIPDRIEFVSQFPKTGVGKVSKKHLRAWIEAQLSN, encoded by the coding sequence ATGATGGTATCGGATTACACGCCTTGGCCTGATAAGCTTGCTGAGGTATACCGTGCAGAGGGATGTTGGCTGGGTGAAACATTTTCGGGCGTACTGGCTGAGCGGGTCATGCAATTTGGTGATAGGGACGCCATCGTTAGTAATACCCAGCGTTGGACTTATGCGCAATTGAGTGAGCAAGTAACGCGTCTAGCGAAAGGATTCACCGCGCTAGGAATCAAACCGAAAGATCGCATTATCGTGCAGTTACCCAATTGTGCCGAGTTTTTTGCGGTGATTTACGCGCTGTTTCGCCTCGGTGCGCTGCCGATTTTTGCTTTGCCACCGCATCGTCGGTTTGAAATCAAGCATTTTTGCCAACACGCCGAAGCGGTTGCCTACATCATTGCTGATACGCACGCTAACTTTGACTATCGCCAATTGGCGCGCGAGGTGCTGCCCGACTCGCCCACTTTGCAGCACGTCATCGTACTGGGCGACGCTGCGGAATTTGTTTCATTGCACGCATTACCAGAGTTAGAAAGCGAACTGCCTGCGCCGCCGTTGGCCAGTGATGTTGCATTTTTTCAATTATCAGGCGGCAGTACTGGCACGCCTAAGCTGATTCCGCGCACGCACGACGACTATATCTACAGCCTGCGCGGCAGTGTTGAGATCTGCCAGTTAACGCCAGACAGCGTGTACCTGAGCGTGATTCCGGCCGGGCACAATTTCGCACTGAGCTCTCCCGGCTCGCTCGGTGTTTTCTATGCTGGCGGCAAAGTGGTGATGTGCGCTCACCCCAGCCCCGATGTCGCGTTGAACTGGATCGCCAAAGAAGGCGTCACGATCACCGCACTGGTGCCGCCATTGGTGCCGGTGTGGCTTGATGCCGCGAAGAGTCTCAAGCCTGATTTGAGTAGCTTGAAAGTGGTGCAAGTCGGTGGTGCGCGTTTTAGCCCCGAATTGGCGCGTCGTTTAACGAGCGAACTCAATATCACATTGCAGCAAGTGTTTGGCATGGCCGAAGGCTTGGTTAATTACACGCGCCTCGATGATGGTCTGGACGTGACGTGCTATAGCCAAGGTCGCCCGATCTCCAAGCACGATGAGATTCGCATTGTTGATGATGAAGATCAGCCCGTCGCTGCCGGCGAAGTCGGCCATTTGCTCACCCGTGGTCCGTACACGATTCATGGCTATTACCGCGCCGATGAACACAACGCCAAAGCGTTTACGTCCGATGGTTTTTACCGTACTGGTGATCGCGTTCGCTTAACGGCAGCAGGTAATTTAGTTGTTGAAGGCCGCGCGAAAGATCAGATTAATCGTGGTGGCGAGAAAATTTCGGCCGAAGAAGTCGAAAACCAGCTACTGGAGCATGAAAACGTGATCGACGCCGCAATTGTCGCGATGCCAGACGCGTATCTGGGGGAGAAAAGCTGTGCATTTGTCATTCGTAATAACGACGTAGTACGTAGCGTTGATTTGATTCGCTTCCTGCGCGAGCGCGGTTTGGCGACGTACAAAATTCCAGATCGCATCGAGTTCGTGAGCCAGTTCCCCAAAACCGGCGTCGGCAAAGTGAGTAAAAAACATTTGCGTGCATGGATTGAAGCGCAGCTGAGTAACTAA
- a CDS encoding isochorismatase family protein, with amino-acid sequence MAIPKIPTYVMPTQALDNRVDWQVAADRAVLLVHDMQDYFIDFYDRNAAPIPELITNTRRLLDLAHEQGIPVVYTAQLPEQSAAHRGLLQDMWGPGLTAQPQRKSIVSELAPIDGDTVLDKWRYSAFQKSDLLQRMQAQGRDQLIICGVYAHIGCMMTACEAFMNDIQAFFVCDALADFSLQEHEMALRYVAQRCGSTQTTDALINSVAVVLPASVNELRALIAGHLQVVASEIRDEDNLLDWGLDSIRMMTLLESWRRAGRELTFLALAEQPTLAAWWNLLTDETQKTESVLA; translated from the coding sequence ATGGCTATTCCAAAAATACCGACTTATGTTATGCCGACGCAAGCGCTTGATAACCGCGTTGATTGGCAAGTCGCTGCCGACCGCGCGGTGCTGCTGGTGCACGATATGCAGGATTATTTTATCGATTTTTATGATCGTAATGCCGCACCGATCCCTGAGTTGATTACCAATACGCGCCGCTTACTGGATCTGGCGCACGAGCAAGGTATTCCTGTCGTGTACACCGCCCAATTGCCAGAGCAATCGGCGGCGCATCGTGGTTTGTTGCAAGACATGTGGGGCCCTGGGCTGACTGCGCAGCCGCAGCGCAAGTCGATTGTGAGCGAATTGGCGCCGATCGACGGTGATACGGTGTTGGATAAGTGGCGTTATAGCGCGTTTCAGAAGTCCGATTTGCTGCAGCGCATGCAAGCGCAGGGGCGTGATCAGCTGATTATTTGCGGCGTTTACGCGCACATCGGCTGCATGATGACGGCGTGCGAAGCGTTTATGAATGACATTCAGGCGTTTTTTGTTTGCGATGCACTGGCCGATTTTTCGCTGCAAGAGCATGAAATGGCGCTGCGCTATGTCGCGCAACGTTGCGGTAGCACGCAAACTACAGATGCACTGATCAATAGCGTTGCTGTGGTTTTGCCTGCGTCAGTGAACGAGTTACGCGCGCTGATTGCTGGCCATTTGCAAGTGGTCGCCAGTGAAATTCGTGATGAAGACAATTTGCTCGATTGGGGCTTAGATTCAATCCGCATGATGACTTTGTTGGAAAGCTGGCGTCGTGCTGGGCGTGAACTCACGTTTTTGGCGCTGGCCGAGCAGCCAACACTGGCCGCGTGGTGGAATCTGCTCACCGATGAAACCCAAAAGACAGAGTCCGTTCTAGCCTAA
- a CDS encoding DUF2218 domain-containing protein translates to MLTSQATLSAEHADKVLYKLCKHFALKIPVDFDTEQAHIKFPYGECCIQRRNEVLAMFCVAADEALLAKVEWVINDHLGLMVKNSALQLEWQRVTA, encoded by the coding sequence ATGCTCACTAGCCAAGCCACTTTAAGCGCAGAACACGCCGATAAAGTTTTGTACAAATTATGCAAGCACTTCGCACTGAAAATCCCGGTCGATTTCGACACAGAGCAAGCGCATATCAAATTTCCGTACGGCGAATGCTGTATCCAGCGCCGCAATGAAGTGTTGGCGATGTTCTGTGTGGCCGCCGATGAAGCATTGCTGGCGAAAGTGGAGTGGGTGATTAACGACCATTTGGGGCTCATGGTCAAAAACTCAGCATTGCAGCTAGAGTGGCAGCGCGTCACTGCATAA
- a CDS encoding alpha/beta hydrolase, which yields MLFNQASMAVEPTAQVERVTPVTATWPADWQTAQRDRTLSFEISSQHTGQRYRILLGLPACAAPKDGYPTVWALDGMASFPIMEAVRPQSVSCGEHKAWRNKPRPRDGLIVAIAHVSGKPFDVDARALDYTPFTTAKTGDFLSSQHGGADQFLRFVTEELRPLIAQHFALNLQQQTLFGFSYGGLFTLYALSTQPQHFQRYWAASPSLWFGEHQTIKYLPQQLEKIDWSGYDAKVFITVGLDEQYPDSFSSPEVETKLGARTMVDNAEQFAQLLRDFNRCESKPFDVSFHSLPAHDHHDMLMHGARRVIDFAFAQ from the coding sequence ATGCTTTTTAATCAAGCTAGTATGGCGGTGGAGCCTACCGCGCAGGTGGAACGAGTCACGCCAGTAACTGCGACTTGGCCAGCGGACTGGCAAACGGCGCAGCGTGATCGCACGCTCAGTTTCGAAATTAGCTCGCAGCATACTGGCCAGCGTTACCGCATTTTGTTGGGCTTGCCTGCATGCGCTGCACCGAAAGATGGTTATCCAACGGTGTGGGCGTTAGATGGTATGGCGAGTTTTCCGATAATGGAAGCGGTGCGCCCGCAGTCGGTTTCTTGCGGTGAGCATAAAGCGTGGCGAAATAAGCCGCGCCCTCGTGATGGGTTGATCGTGGCGATTGCGCATGTTAGCGGCAAACCGTTTGACGTCGATGCGCGTGCGCTCGATTACACCCCGTTCACAACGGCTAAGACGGGCGATTTCTTGTCTAGTCAACACGGTGGTGCCGATCAATTTTTGCGCTTTGTCACTGAAGAGTTGCGCCCGTTGATTGCGCAGCATTTCGCGCTCAATTTGCAGCAGCAAACGCTGTTTGGTTTCTCTTACGGCGGGCTATTTACGCTGTATGCGCTCAGCACACAGCCGCAGCATTTTCAGCGTTATTGGGCGGCGAGTCCGTCGCTGTGGTTTGGTGAGCATCAAACGATTAAATACTTGCCACAGCAATTAGAGAAAATCGATTGGTCAGGGTATGACGCCAAGGTATTTATTACTGTTGGGCTTGATGAGCAATACCCTGATAGTTTTTCATCGCCAGAAGTGGAAACGAAATTAGGCGCACGAACAATGGTCGACAATGCAGAGCAATTTGCGCAGCTATTGCGTGATTTTAATCGGTGCGAAAGCAAGCCGTTTGACGTGAGTTTTCATAGCCTGCCTGCGCACGATCATCACGATATGTTGATGCACGGCGCGCGCCGCGTCATTGATTTTGCTTTTGCACAATAA